From one Sandaracinaceae bacterium genomic stretch:
- a CDS encoding SulP family inorganic anion transporter, with protein sequence MSPTPTPLGHWSSAAHATVAELRSALDRRSFGRNVAAGVSTALVALPLNIALALACDLPASVGLWTGAIAGVVGGLLGGARLQITGPEVALAPISYAIVSEHGVEGLLWCTFLAGLVQIGLGLARLGRYVRAIPAPVIMGFMAAVGLMVLDAQLPRLMGLPEHVRGVWPALASGVPAGAGVAAVLLGGLCCALLVALPRLQPRLPAPLIAVGVAMLLVFALDLQVSHVPEIESLHPTFGLGGLSMTQLLELLPSALSLAALASLDSLLSAVSLDARMGTRHRGDQELVAQGIANSMCGLLGGMPVAGAIVRSAAAADAGGTDRVAPLAQSLVLGLVLLLLGAHLDLVPLAALAAVLCVVGVKLVQPKGLLALLRRSRADAAIAAITAVSILALDFVLGVALGVAASLARLALVQSRLRIEVEVAPSAVGDFAIYRVTGPLVFATCGRLEDALLEESRGAVVLDLTSVPFVDVTASAALGRVIDQLAQRDVDVDVAGAAPSVRSQLARGASVATARALAEAPGRVRPHLARG encoded by the coding sequence ATGAGCCCCACCCCCACCCCTCTCGGTCACTGGTCCTCCGCCGCGCACGCGACCGTGGCGGAGCTCCGGAGCGCGCTCGACCGCCGCTCCTTCGGTCGCAACGTCGCGGCCGGCGTGTCGACCGCGCTCGTGGCCCTCCCGCTGAACATCGCGCTGGCCCTCGCGTGCGACCTGCCGGCGAGTGTCGGGCTGTGGACGGGGGCGATCGCGGGCGTCGTCGGAGGTTTGCTGGGCGGCGCGCGGCTCCAGATCACGGGGCCGGAGGTCGCCCTCGCGCCGATCTCCTACGCGATCGTCAGCGAGCACGGCGTGGAGGGGCTCCTGTGGTGCACGTTCCTCGCGGGCCTCGTCCAGATCGGCCTCGGCCTCGCGCGCCTCGGCCGGTACGTTCGAGCGATCCCCGCGCCGGTCATCATGGGCTTCATGGCCGCGGTCGGGCTGATGGTGCTCGACGCGCAGCTCCCCCGGCTCATGGGGCTGCCCGAGCACGTCCGCGGCGTGTGGCCGGCGCTCGCCTCCGGCGTCCCGGCGGGGGCGGGCGTGGCGGCGGTCCTCCTGGGTGGGCTCTGCTGCGCGCTGCTCGTCGCGCTGCCTCGCTTGCAGCCCAGGCTCCCGGCGCCGCTGATCGCGGTGGGCGTCGCCATGCTGCTGGTCTTCGCGCTGGACCTTCAGGTCTCCCACGTGCCGGAGATCGAGAGCCTGCACCCCACCTTCGGGCTCGGCGGCCTCTCGATGACGCAGCTGCTCGAGCTGCTCCCGAGCGCGCTGAGCCTGGCGGCCCTGGCCTCGCTCGACTCCCTGCTCAGCGCGGTCAGCCTGGACGCGCGGATGGGGACCCGACACCGCGGCGATCAGGAGCTGGTCGCTCAGGGGATCGCCAACTCGATGTGCGGGCTGTTGGGTGGCATGCCAGTGGCGGGGGCCATCGTCCGCTCCGCCGCGGCGGCCGACGCGGGCGGGACCGATCGGGTCGCCCCGCTCGCGCAGTCGCTGGTGCTCGGGCTCGTGCTGCTTCTCCTCGGCGCGCATCTGGACCTCGTGCCGCTCGCGGCTCTGGCCGCGGTCCTCTGCGTGGTGGGGGTCAAGCTGGTGCAGCCAAAGGGGCTCCTCGCGCTCCTGCGCCGCTCGCGCGCCGACGCGGCGATCGCGGCGATCACGGCGGTGTCCATCCTGGCGCTCGACTTCGTGCTCGGCGTGGCGCTCGGGGTGGCGGCGTCCCTGGCCCGGCTCGCGCTCGTGCAGTCGCGCCTGCGGATCGAGGTCGAGGTCGCGCCGAGCGCGGTCGGCGACTTCGCCATCTACCGGGTCACCGGACCCCTGGTGTTCGCGACGTGCGGGCGCCTCGAGGACGCGTTGCTCGAGGAGTCGCGCGGGGCGGTCGTGCTCGACCTCACGAGCGTGCCCTTCGTCGACGTGACCGCGTCCGCGGCCCTCGGTCGGGTCATCGATCAGCTCGCGCAGCGGGATGTCGACGTGGACGTCGCGGGGGCCGCGCCCTCCGTACGGAGTCAGCTCGCCCGCGGCGCCAGCGTGGCCACCGCGCGCGCGCTCGCGGAGGCGCCAGGTCGCGTTCGACCCCATCTCGCCAGGGGGTGA
- a CDS encoding DUF2490 domain-containing protein, whose amino-acid sequence MRAWITSGLLALSVVSGVASARAQDRDDFQIWAANLGTASLSREAPSFVFWWDVHARRGDAGTVLLVRPGLGVKITPWLSVHGGYAWVPVFSDAMGTAVHEHRIWEQAVLSHSFDFGLSLQSRTRFEQRFSEAGSDVGLRLRQFVRANWQPDPDVPIGVAFWDEIFVALTTSDWGQVGGMDQNRVFLGPFLKMAPWARLEAGYLFVYLDRGTTDLYAHVLAVNLFVSWAPPAPPAPEL is encoded by the coding sequence ATGAGAGCGTGGATCACGTCGGGCCTGCTCGCCCTCAGCGTCGTCTCTGGTGTCGCGTCGGCCCGCGCGCAAGACCGGGACGACTTCCAGATCTGGGCCGCCAACCTCGGCACCGCGTCGCTCTCGCGCGAGGCTCCGTCGTTCGTGTTCTGGTGGGACGTGCACGCCCGCCGCGGCGACGCGGGCACGGTGCTCCTCGTCCGGCCCGGGCTCGGGGTGAAGATCACGCCGTGGCTCTCGGTGCACGGCGGCTACGCGTGGGTCCCCGTGTTCAGCGACGCCATGGGGACCGCGGTGCACGAGCACCGGATCTGGGAGCAGGCGGTGCTCTCGCACTCGTTCGACTTCGGGCTCTCGCTCCAGTCTCGGACCCGCTTCGAGCAGCGCTTCAGCGAGGCGGGGAGCGACGTCGGGCTGCGGCTGCGCCAGTTCGTGCGCGCCAACTGGCAGCCCGACCCGGACGTGCCCATCGGCGTCGCCTTCTGGGACGAGATCTTCGTCGCGCTCACCACCAGCGACTGGGGGCAGGTGGGCGGCATGGACCAGAACCGAGTCTTCCTCGGCCCGTTCCTGAAGATGGCGCCCTGGGCGCGGCTCGAGGCGGGCTACCTCTTCGTCTACCTCGACCGAGGCACGACGGATCTGTACGCGCACGTGCTCGCGGTGAACCTCTTCGTGTCCTGGGCGCCGCCCGCGCCGCCCGCGCCCGAGCTCTGA
- the yhbY gene encoding ribosome assembly RNA-binding protein YhbY: MSAPTTALGGAQKRHLRALAHHLEPVVHVGKEGVSPGVVSATDQALTDHELIKVRFPQADKAERADMAKVLSERTRSEVAGTLGRIALLYRRHPEKPKIHLPKR, from the coding sequence CCCAGAAGCGTCACCTCCGCGCCCTCGCCCACCACCTCGAGCCCGTCGTGCACGTGGGCAAAGAGGGCGTCAGCCCGGGCGTGGTCTCCGCCACCGACCAGGCGCTCACCGATCACGAGCTGATCAAGGTGCGCTTCCCTCAGGCCGACAAGGCCGAGCGGGCGGACATGGCGAAGGTCCTCAGCGAGCGGACCCGGTCCGAGGTCGCGGGCACGCTCGGGCGCATCGCGCTCCTCTACCGGCGTCACCCCGAGAAGCCGAAGATCCACCTCCCGAAGCGCTGA